The Candidatus Atribacteria bacterium nucleotide sequence GGTAAAGGTCTGCTAAAATCAAAGGCGATCATATTCCCGAAAACAAATAACAAGACAATATTAAGGATGATAGAAATTAAAAACGATCTCCCTAAAAAGCTCTTTTTATTCTGTTTTAAACGCTTGGTTCTATATCTGTTGATGGGCATTTTTTATTATCTGTACCTCGTCATTAATTTACCGATTCTCCAATTCACTAATTGGCCAATTCACCAATTTACCAATTTACCGATTCGCCAATTAATTTAATCTACCAATCTTCCGGTCTGCCAATCTGCCGGTCAAGAAAGCATAAAAGCTTTGTGGTATTTTGTAGGGGACGGATTCATCCGCCCCGATTTATATGGATACTGTTTTTCTTATTTCTCCTCCGCGGGTTGAGTGGCAATAGCAATTTTTTCCGCTCCTCCCTTTTTCAGTAAATCCATTACTCTAATTACCTTTCCATGGAGTACATTTTTATCCGCTTCTAAAACCACTATTTTTTCGGGCTCTCCCTTTAACTCTGTCGCTACACTCTCAGTAAGCTTTAAAGGATCTATTAATTTTCCATTAAGGTAAATGGTGTTATTTTCAGTAATGCTTACAATAACATTTTCTGATGATTTAGCCGCTGCAAAATCCCCGCTGGGTAAATTTACTTGTACTCTGTTTTCTAAATTAACAAAAGTAGTAGTTAACATAAAAAATATCAATAAAAGAAAAACCACATCAATCAAAGGAGTGAGATCAAAACGCGCGGTCTTTTTATTCTGGTGAGGAAATTTCATAATCTACTTCACCGCCCCGATTAAGGCTATCCCCCATAATTTCACCATTATTTTCTTGATAAGTAAGAAGATCTATTAGTTCAACACAATTTACTTCCATTTCTCTTATCAATTTGTCCACTCGGTGAGATAAATAATTATAGATCACAATGGTCGGTATAGCTATAGATAACCCAAAGGCTGTAGTAAGCAGCGCTTCAGAAATTCCTCCTGCTAGTGCTTCCGGTTTACCTACCCCCAAAATTGCTATTACATTGAAAGCTTTAACCATACCAAAAACAGTTCCTAAAAGCCCTAACAATGGAGTGATATTACCGATAGTGGAAAGTGTAGACAAATTTCTCTCTAATACAGGAATTTCCTGGTTCGCGCTATCTTCTACCGCCTCTTTCATCTCGTCACGTCCCTTTCCAA carries:
- a CDS encoding MotA/TolQ/ExbB proton channel family protein, with the protein product MLEVFEKGGFLMYPIFLCSLIAMTIFFERMFYLKSIKTKSKKFVLRVKNLVKKGSIELAISACRKSPTPISKIMLAGLMKFGKGRDEMKEAVEDSANQEIPVLERNLSTLSTIGNITPLLGLLGTVFGMVKAFNVIAILGVGKPEALAGGISEALLTTAFGLSIAIPTIVIYNYLSHRVDKLIREMEVNCVELIDLLTYQENNGEIMGDSLNRGGEVDYEISSPE
- a CDS encoding biopolymer transporter ExbD; this encodes MKFPHQNKKTARFDLTPLIDVVFLLLIFFMLTTTFVNLENRVQVNLPSGDFAAAKSSENVIVSITENNTIYLNGKLIDPLKLTESVATELKGEPEKIVVLEADKNVLHGKVIRVMDLLKKGGAEKIAIATQPAEEK